One stretch of Saccharopolyspora erythraea DNA includes these proteins:
- a CDS encoding indolepyruvate ferredoxin oxidoreductase family protein — protein METAMHTDPAAVSLDDKYTADSGRVLISGIQALVRLTLEQRRLDESRGLGTRAFVSGYQGSPLGGLDMEMGRAKRFLEPEGVVFQAGLNEELAATAVAGTQLLRQVPGRRHDGVTGFWYGKNPGLDRAADAIRHGNIAGTAPLGGAVAWIGDDPGNKSSTIPSASEQMCQSLAMPLLAPSSVPEIIELGLHAVAMSRAANLWAGLKIVADIADASATVDLGALGHGVPVPGTADRASAQLLGQPALDAELDVLTRRLDLARAYGTTHGLNKVTFSARRATTGVVASGLAHAVVLRALEDMGIGEGAMEALGLRLVRIGMPYPLDHAHLASMLEGLDEVVVVEDKTPFLEAQVKEAMYRRSDAPLVVGRRDDRGRPLLTVRGTLSAGDVALALGRRIGQDRLPESAAAYLRTANPRRSRIELPTIAPRTPYFCSGCPHNTSTRADDDTLVGAGIGCHVMVLLDGEGRGHQVGVTQMGGEGAQWNGLAPFTDDRHFVQNLGDGTFHHSGSLAIRASVAAGVNVTYKLLYNDAVAMTGGQRAEGRLDIPALTRWLATEGVRKVVVTTAEPGTYRGVPLDPVATVRHRDDFADVQRELAAVEGVTVLVHDDRCAAEERRLRKRGVLPTPAERVVINERVCEGCGDCGDKSTCLSVQPVETEFGRKTRIHQASCNSDFTCLKGDCPSFLLVEPGTRPRREVPALPVELTAPADRPQKDGVLLRMPGIGGTGVVTVSQILQMAAHMDGLHAAGLEQTGVAQKGGPVVSDVRISKQPVAGALRASKSTVDVLIGFDLLGAAAEQNLETAGADRTIALVNTAVVPTAAMVTNRVPVPGSPQDAIDRIAAVTAEQVLLDAQGMADALFGDHMPVNMLMIGAAFQRGCLPMSAEAIERAIRLNGAAVETNLAAFRWGRAAVLDRDAVERALAPQERAVVEVDATARRIAGDEAGELGRVLATRVADLVGYQDETYAQRYARDVRRVAGIARERAGEEGGERVAVAYAKGLHKLMAYKDEYEVARLHLDTVEKARLGDEFGSGASVSVLLHPPVLRALGMKRKIRLRRTAEVAFRALRSARRLRGTRLDVFGYAKVRRVERELVGEYRRLVEQALRHLGSGTTEQVAAIAELPELVRGYEDIKLAGVERFRERAAEQLSALAARAGAEDIAVKS, from the coding sequence ATGGAGACCGCCATGCACACCGACCCCGCCGCCGTGTCGCTCGACGACAAGTACACGGCAGACAGTGGCCGGGTACTGATCTCCGGCATCCAGGCGCTGGTCCGGCTGACCCTGGAGCAGCGCAGGCTCGACGAGTCGCGCGGCCTCGGCACGCGCGCGTTCGTGTCCGGCTACCAGGGCTCGCCGCTGGGCGGGCTCGACATGGAGATGGGCCGGGCCAAGCGCTTCCTGGAGCCGGAGGGGGTGGTGTTCCAGGCCGGGCTCAACGAGGAGCTGGCAGCCACGGCCGTCGCGGGCACGCAGCTGCTGCGCCAGGTGCCGGGGCGCAGGCACGACGGGGTCACCGGCTTCTGGTACGGCAAGAACCCCGGGCTGGACCGCGCGGCCGACGCCATCCGGCACGGCAACATCGCGGGCACCGCACCGCTGGGCGGCGCGGTCGCCTGGATCGGCGACGACCCGGGCAACAAGTCCTCCACCATCCCCAGCGCCAGTGAGCAGATGTGCCAGAGCCTGGCGATGCCGTTGCTGGCTCCCTCCTCGGTCCCGGAGATCATCGAGCTCGGTCTGCACGCGGTCGCGATGTCCAGGGCCGCGAACCTGTGGGCGGGCCTGAAGATCGTCGCCGACATCGCCGACGCCTCGGCCACCGTCGACCTCGGCGCGCTCGGTCACGGAGTCCCGGTGCCCGGGACCGCCGACCGGGCTTCGGCTCAGCTGCTGGGGCAGCCCGCGCTGGACGCGGAGCTCGACGTGCTCACCCGGCGGCTGGACCTCGCCCGCGCCTACGGCACGACCCACGGCCTGAACAAGGTGACCTTCAGCGCCCGCCGTGCCACCACCGGCGTGGTCGCCTCCGGCCTGGCCCACGCCGTCGTGCTCCGCGCGCTGGAGGACATGGGCATCGGCGAGGGCGCGATGGAGGCGCTCGGCCTGCGGCTGGTCCGCATCGGCATGCCCTACCCGCTGGACCACGCGCACCTGGCCTCGATGCTGGAGGGCCTCGACGAGGTCGTGGTCGTCGAGGACAAGACGCCCTTCCTGGAAGCCCAGGTCAAGGAAGCGATGTACCGGCGCTCCGACGCACCGCTGGTCGTTGGGCGCCGCGACGACCGCGGGCGTCCGCTGCTCACCGTCAGGGGCACCCTGTCGGCCGGCGACGTCGCGCTGGCCCTCGGCCGGCGCATCGGGCAGGACCGCCTGCCGGAGAGCGCGGCGGCCTACCTGCGCACCGCCAACCCGCGGCGGTCGCGGATCGAGCTGCCCACGATCGCCCCGCGCACCCCGTACTTCTGCTCGGGCTGCCCGCACAACACCTCCACGCGGGCCGACGACGACACGCTCGTGGGCGCGGGCATCGGCTGCCACGTGATGGTGCTGCTCGACGGCGAGGGCCGGGGCCACCAGGTCGGCGTGACCCAGATGGGCGGCGAGGGCGCGCAGTGGAACGGGCTCGCCCCGTTCACCGACGACCGGCACTTCGTGCAAAACCTCGGCGACGGCACGTTCCACCACTCCGGTTCGCTGGCCATCCGGGCGTCGGTCGCGGCGGGGGTCAACGTGACCTACAAGCTGCTCTACAACGACGCGGTCGCGATGACCGGCGGGCAGCGCGCCGAGGGCAGGCTCGACATCCCGGCGCTGACCCGCTGGCTGGCCACCGAGGGCGTGCGCAAGGTCGTGGTCACTACCGCCGAGCCCGGCACCTACCGCGGTGTTCCCCTCGACCCGGTCGCGACGGTGCGCCACCGCGACGACTTCGCCGACGTGCAGCGCGAACTGGCCGCGGTGGAGGGCGTCACGGTCCTGGTCCACGACGACCGCTGCGCGGCGGAGGAACGCCGCCTGCGCAAGCGCGGCGTGCTGCCGACGCCCGCCGAACGCGTGGTGATCAACGAGCGGGTGTGCGAGGGCTGCGGCGACTGCGGGGACAAGTCGACCTGCCTGTCGGTGCAGCCGGTGGAGACCGAGTTCGGCCGCAAGACGCGCATCCACCAGGCGTCCTGCAACTCCGACTTCACCTGCCTGAAGGGGGATTGCCCGTCGTTCCTGCTCGTCGAGCCCGGCACCCGGCCCCGGCGAGAGGTGCCCGCGCTGCCCGTGGAACTGACCGCGCCGGCCGACCGCCCCCAGAAAGACGGTGTGCTGCTGCGGATGCCCGGAATCGGCGGCACCGGCGTGGTCACCGTGTCGCAGATCCTGCAGATGGCCGCGCACATGGACGGCCTGCACGCGGCCGGGCTGGAGCAGACCGGTGTCGCGCAGAAGGGTGGCCCGGTCGTCAGCGACGTCCGGATCTCCAAGCAGCCGGTGGCGGGGGCGCTGCGCGCGTCGAAGTCGACCGTCGACGTCCTGATCGGCTTCGACCTGCTGGGCGCGGCCGCCGAGCAGAACCTGGAGACCGCCGGGGCCGACCGGACCATCGCGCTGGTCAACACCGCCGTGGTACCCACGGCCGCGATGGTCACCAACCGCGTCCCGGTGCCGGGTTCGCCGCAGGACGCCATCGACCGCATCGCGGCGGTCACCGCCGAGCAGGTCCTGCTGGACGCGCAGGGCATGGCCGACGCGCTCTTCGGCGACCACATGCCGGTGAACATGCTGATGATCGGCGCGGCGTTCCAGCGCGGGTGCCTGCCGATGAGCGCCGAGGCGATCGAGCGGGCGATCCGGCTCAACGGCGCGGCCGTGGAAACCAACCTCGCGGCGTTCCGCTGGGGCCGCGCTGCGGTGCTGGACCGCGATGCCGTCGAGCGGGCGCTCGCGCCGCAGGAGCGCGCGGTCGTCGAGGTCGACGCGACCGCGCGCCGGATCGCGGGCGACGAGGCGGGCGAGCTCGGCCGGGTGCTGGCCACGCGGGTCGCCGACCTCGTCGGCTACCAGGACGAGACCTACGCCCAGCGCTACGCGCGGGATGTCCGCCGGGTGGCCGGGATCGCCCGCGAGCGCGCGGGCGAGGAGGGCGGCGAACGCGTCGCGGTCGCCTACGCCAAGGGCTTGCACAAGCTGATGGCCTACAAGGACGAGTACGAGGTGGCGCGACTGCACCTCGACACCGTGGAGAAGGCCCGGCTCGGCGACGAGTTCGGATCCGGCGCCTCGGTCTCGGTTCTGCTGCACCCGCCGGTGCTGCGTGCGCTGGGCATGAAGCGCAAGATCCGGCTGCGCCGCACCGCCGAGGTCGCGTTCCGCGCGCTGCGTTCGGCCCGCCGCCTGCGCGGTACGCGCCTGGACGTGTTCGGTTACGCGAAGGTCCGCCGGGTCGAGCGCGAGCTGGTCGGCGAGTACCGCAGGCTCGTCGAGCAGGCGCTGCGCCACCTCGGTTCCGGCACGACCGAGCAGGTCGCGGCCATCGCCGAGCTGCCCGAGCTGGTCCGGGGATACGAGGACATCAAGCTCGCCGGTGTCGAGCGGTTCCGGGAGCGGGCCGCCGAGCAGCTCTCGGCGCTCGCGGCTCGAGCCGGCGCCGAAGACATCGCGGTGAAGAGCTGA
- a CDS encoding class I SAM-dependent methyltransferase: protein MGPTPDSGRDRGAALPVDYDTDPGRFTANQAATRLLSARGDIHPVVAHRIAAEGCRTVVDIGGGNGTLARLLAARGLRPVVADRAGHVSRAPRPAVRADALHLPFADGAFDAGAALWMLYHLPDPLPALREARRVLRPGGLFAACTSSRFNDPELGSVLPGWGEPLSFDAENGLPQLAGVFDVVEVQRWDEPMVEIPDGEALRLFLRGRGLSRQRATEAAQHFGTPLRVTKRGMLAWLRKP, encoded by the coding sequence ATGGGGCCCACACCGGACTCCGGCCGCGACCGCGGTGCGGCGCTGCCCGTCGACTACGACACCGATCCCGGCCGGTTCACCGCCAACCAGGCGGCCACCCGCCTGCTGTCCGCACGCGGCGACATCCATCCCGTCGTCGCGCACCGGATCGCGGCCGAGGGCTGCCGGACCGTGGTCGACATCGGCGGCGGCAACGGCACCCTCGCCCGGTTGCTCGCCGCGCGGGGCCTGCGCCCCGTGGTGGCCGACCGGGCGGGCCACGTGTCGCGGGCGCCTCGCCCCGCGGTCCGCGCCGACGCGCTGCACCTGCCGTTCGCCGACGGCGCGTTCGACGCGGGGGCGGCCTTGTGGATGCTGTACCACCTGCCCGATCCGCTCCCCGCGCTGCGGGAGGCGCGGCGCGTCCTGCGCCCCGGCGGACTGTTCGCCGCGTGCACGAGCAGCCGCTTCAACGACCCCGAGCTCGGCTCGGTGCTGCCGGGCTGGGGAGAGCCGCTGAGCTTCGACGCCGAGAACGGACTGCCACAGCTCGCCGGCGTCTTCGATGTCGTCGAGGTCCAGCGCTGGGACGAGCCGATGGTGGAGATCCCCGACGGCGAGGCGCTCCGCCTCTTCCTCAGGGGACGCGGGCTTTCCCGGCAACGGGCCACCGAAGCCGCGCAGCACTTCGGGACGCCGTTGCGCGTCACCAAGCGCGGCATGCTCGCCTGGCTGCGCAAGCCGTAG
- a CDS encoding ABC transporter substrate-binding protein, giving the protein MRRKIGAIAGLVAVTGALAGCASPEPAADSAGGRWSYTDDRGVTVNADHRPQRVIAQVSAAGALKDFGVGVVGTFGPLVKDDGSTENEAGSVNPAEVTDVTGPAYGELNMERVASLHPDLLVSGKYAEFAGLWHLTQDQEETVKSIVRTVGVQQSGVALPESIRKYEELARALGGDVDSPRVRADEEAFNAAAQRLRGLGERLRSQNRTILAVGGTPQEYFVVVPARNPDLDYYVRELGLPITTPAHPDTAGGGYFERLSWENANAYNGDILLWDTRRASMNPEQMKQNPLFAAQPAAAANRFVEWDAVAPMSYASYARIMNKLADQIERTMAGMR; this is encoded by the coding sequence GTGCGTCGCAAGATCGGGGCCATCGCCGGGCTCGTCGCCGTCACCGGTGCTCTGGCCGGCTGCGCTTCACCGGAGCCGGCGGCAGACTCCGCAGGCGGCCGGTGGTCCTACACCGACGACCGCGGTGTCACCGTCAACGCCGACCACCGCCCGCAGCGCGTCATCGCCCAGGTGTCGGCGGCGGGGGCGCTCAAGGACTTCGGGGTCGGCGTGGTGGGCACGTTCGGTCCGCTGGTCAAGGACGACGGCAGCACCGAGAACGAGGCGGGCAGCGTCAACCCGGCCGAGGTCACCGACGTCACCGGCCCGGCATACGGCGAGCTGAACATGGAACGGGTCGCCTCCCTGCACCCCGATCTGCTGGTCAGCGGCAAGTACGCGGAGTTCGCGGGGCTGTGGCACCTCACCCAGGACCAGGAGGAGACGGTCAAGTCGATCGTGCGGACCGTCGGCGTCCAGCAGTCCGGCGTGGCGCTGCCCGAGAGCATCCGCAAGTACGAGGAGCTGGCACGGGCGCTCGGTGGCGACGTCGACTCGCCGCGGGTGCGCGCGGACGAGGAGGCGTTCAACGCCGCCGCGCAGCGGCTGCGCGGGCTCGGTGAGCGGCTGCGGTCGCAGAACCGCACGATCCTGGCCGTCGGCGGCACCCCGCAGGAGTACTTCGTGGTCGTCCCCGCGCGAAACCCCGACCTGGACTACTACGTCAGGGAGCTCGGGCTCCCGATCACCACTCCGGCCCACCCGGACACCGCGGGCGGCGGGTACTTCGAGCGCCTGTCGTGGGAGAACGCCAACGCCTACAACGGCGACATCCTGCTGTGGGACACGCGCCGCGCGTCGATGAACCCCGAGCAGATGAAGCAGAACCCGCTGTTCGCCGCCCAGCCCGCGGCGGCCGCGAACCGCTTCGTCGAGTGGGACGCCGTGGCGCCGATGAGCTACGCCTCCTACGCGCGGATCATGAACAAGCTCGCCGACCAGATCGAGCGGACCATGGCGGGCATGCGCTGA
- a CDS encoding PIG-L deacetylase family protein — MVEKLERMPEDWSRALAVVAHPDDLEYGAASAVAEWTDAGRDIAYLLATRGEAGIDGLEPGESARVREAEQRASADVVGVSVVEFLDHRDGVIEDGVALRRDLTAAIRRHRPELLITLNHHDTWGGRAWNTPDHRAVGRAALDAAGDAGNRWIFPDQLREGGLEPWGGVRWVAVAGSPQPTHIAEVGTRSQERGIASLTEHRTYLAALGDTEPGEQARSFLTGIMDSVERDHGVRGVAFELYSR; from the coding sequence GTGGTCGAGAAACTCGAGCGGATGCCGGAGGACTGGTCGAGGGCGCTGGCGGTGGTCGCGCACCCCGACGACCTGGAGTACGGCGCGGCGAGCGCGGTGGCGGAGTGGACGGACGCCGGCCGCGACATCGCCTACCTGCTCGCCACCCGAGGTGAGGCGGGCATCGACGGCCTGGAGCCGGGGGAGAGCGCGCGGGTCCGGGAGGCGGAACAGCGGGCGAGCGCGGACGTCGTCGGCGTGTCCGTGGTCGAGTTCCTGGACCACCGCGACGGGGTGATCGAGGACGGTGTCGCACTCCGGCGCGACCTGACCGCGGCGATCCGGCGGCACCGGCCCGAGCTGCTGATCACGCTCAACCACCACGACACCTGGGGCGGCAGGGCGTGGAACACCCCCGACCACCGTGCGGTGGGGCGTGCCGCTCTCGACGCGGCCGGCGACGCGGGCAACCGGTGGATCTTCCCCGATCAACTGCGCGAGGGCGGTCTCGAACCCTGGGGCGGGGTGCGCTGGGTCGCGGTCGCCGGTTCGCCACAGCCGACGCACATCGCCGAGGTCGGTACGCGCTCGCAGGAGCGCGGGATCGCCTCGCTCACCGAGCACCGCACGTACCTGGCCGCTCTCGGCGACACCGAACCCGGTGAGCAGGCGCGCTCGTTCCTCACCGGCATCATGGACTCCGTGGAGCGGGACCACGGCGTGCGCGGCGTCGCCTTCGAGCTCTACTCCCGCTGA
- a CDS encoding Lrp/AsnC family transcriptional regulator — protein MAEELVDAVDHSILRLLREDGRRTFSEMAAEVGLSVAAVKRRVDRLRDIGVITGFTVQIDHSKLGWAVEAFTELRYLGTTGAGEIVQTASALPEVQAVFTIAGDPDALIWLRVRDVNHLQQAIERLRRSGNVTGTKTLMVLGTWMRS, from the coding sequence ATGGCGGAAGAGCTGGTGGACGCGGTCGACCATTCGATCCTGCGGCTGCTGCGCGAGGACGGCAGGCGCACGTTCTCCGAGATGGCGGCCGAGGTCGGGCTGTCGGTTGCCGCGGTGAAGCGGCGGGTGGACCGGCTGCGCGACATCGGGGTGATCACCGGGTTCACCGTGCAGATCGACCACTCCAAGCTCGGGTGGGCCGTCGAGGCGTTCACCGAGCTGCGCTACCTCGGCACCACCGGGGCGGGCGAGATCGTGCAGACGGCCTCGGCGCTGCCGGAGGTGCAGGCGGTCTTCACCATCGCGGGCGACCCGGACGCGCTCATCTGGCTGCGCGTCCGCGACGTCAACCACCTCCAGCAGGCCATCGAGCGGCTGCGCCGCTCGGGCAACGTCACCGGGACCAAGACGCTGATGGTGCTGGGGACCTGGATGCGCAGTTGA
- a CDS encoding siderophore-interacting protein — MTKARTARRRHDGQPGYRMYVVRVARAEPLGPSFVRLTFTGDSLRGFGAGGADQRIKLLLPQPGRTIDDIPHGEDWYPRWQAMPDDVRPTMRTYTVRAYRPKVAEIDVDFVLHGVDEGHGGPASRWAAAAAPGDIAVLCGPDRPGNGRMWGCEWLPPETTRQVVLAGDETALPAVASIVESLPADARGIVCVEVPTAGDVQWWRAPDGVEIRWSIRQRGNRPTPHGTLLETALADALAELCETDRRAGVSELDDVDVDTTLLWEVPEQRESVDATGGELYGWLAGEAAVIKRLRRMMVSDYGVPRGSVAFMGYWRQGRCN, encoded by the coding sequence ATGACGAAGGCGCGCACGGCCAGGCGGCGGCACGACGGGCAGCCTGGGTACCGGATGTACGTGGTCCGGGTGGCGCGCGCCGAACCCCTCGGGCCGAGCTTCGTGCGCCTGACCTTCACCGGCGACAGCCTGCGCGGGTTCGGCGCGGGCGGCGCCGACCAGCGCATCAAGCTGCTGCTGCCGCAGCCGGGCCGCACGATCGACGACATCCCGCACGGCGAGGACTGGTACCCGCGGTGGCAGGCGATGCCCGACGACGTGCGTCCCACGATGCGCACCTACACCGTCCGCGCCTACCGCCCAAAGGTCGCCGAGATCGACGTCGACTTCGTGCTGCACGGCGTCGACGAGGGCCACGGCGGTCCGGCCTCCCGGTGGGCGGCCGCTGCCGCCCCCGGTGACATCGCCGTCCTGTGCGGCCCGGACCGGCCGGGCAACGGCCGGATGTGGGGCTGCGAGTGGCTCCCGCCCGAGACGACGAGGCAGGTGGTGCTGGCCGGCGACGAGACGGCCCTGCCCGCGGTGGCCTCCATCGTGGAGTCGCTGCCCGCGGACGCGCGGGGGATCGTCTGCGTGGAGGTGCCGACCGCCGGGGACGTCCAGTGGTGGCGGGCGCCGGACGGTGTGGAGATCCGCTGGTCCATCCGGCAGCGGGGCAACCGCCCGACTCCGCACGGCACCCTGCTGGAGACCGCCCTGGCCGACGCGCTGGCCGAGCTGTGTGAAACCGACCGCCGGGCGGGCGTCTCGGAGCTGGACGACGTCGACGTGGACACGACGTTGCTGTGGGAGGTTCCCGAGCAGCGCGAGAGCGTGGACGCCACCGGCGGCGAGCTCTACGGCTGGCTGGCGGGCGAGGCCGCGGTGATCAAACGTCTGCGGCGGATGATGGTCAGCGACTACGGCGTCCCCCGCGGCTCGGTGGCCTTCATGGGCTACTGGCGCCAGGGCCGCTGCAACTGA
- a CDS encoding DUF4331 family protein has translation MSHHLSGPDLRSPGDDARLDLTDVFAFTAPSGDRTVLIMNVNPFAPTRGEHFHPDAVYRINVDTDGDSQADVAFSFVFSPPVDGGQTVSVHRSLGRRAQSHEPGVERLVADAPVSFGSDPAIVTAGGLTFSAGIRSDPFFADLDGIVHDFQWTGRDSMADQNVFGIVLEMPNAELGSNPLIGVWARVSLRRDGQLVSMDRGAHPSLTAYFNSEDAKDTYNAREPADDWENYRDAWTAVLQHTGGYGVEDAHRVLRQVLPDILRYDRSRPVAYPNGRKLTDDVTSARLNMVSGGRITTDHIGPHHDLLDRFPYLGNPHPVGAAAMSG, from the coding sequence ATGTCCCACCACCTCAGCGGACCCGACCTGCGGTCTCCCGGCGACGACGCGCGGCTGGACCTCACCGACGTCTTCGCCTTCACCGCGCCGTCCGGTGACCGCACCGTCCTGATCATGAACGTCAACCCGTTCGCCCCCACCCGGGGCGAGCACTTCCACCCCGACGCCGTCTACCGGATCAACGTCGACACCGACGGCGACTCCCAGGCGGACGTGGCCTTCAGCTTCGTCTTCTCCCCGCCGGTCGACGGCGGGCAGACCGTCTCGGTCCACCGTTCGCTGGGACGGCGTGCCCAGTCCCACGAACCCGGCGTGGAGCGGCTCGTCGCCGACGCCCCGGTGAGCTTCGGCTCGGACCCCGCGATCGTCACCGCCGGCGGCCTGACCTTCAGCGCCGGCATCCGCAGCGACCCGTTCTTCGCCGACCTCGACGGGATCGTGCACGACTTCCAGTGGACCGGCCGCGACTCGATGGCCGACCAGAACGTCTTCGGCATCGTGCTGGAGATGCCCAACGCCGAGCTCGGGTCGAACCCGCTGATCGGCGTCTGGGCCAGGGTGAGCCTGCGCCGCGACGGGCAGCTGGTGTCCATGGACCGCGGTGCGCACCCCTCGCTGACGGCCTACTTCAACTCCGAGGACGCCAAGGACACCTACAACGCGCGCGAGCCCGCCGACGACTGGGAGAACTACCGCGACGCGTGGACCGCCGTGCTCCAGCACACCGGCGGCTACGGCGTCGAGGACGCCCACCGCGTGCTTCGCCAGGTCCTGCCCGACATCCTGCGCTACGACCGCAGCAGGCCCGTCGCCTACCCCAACGGCCGCAAGCTCACCGACGACGTGACCTCGGCGCGGCTGAACATGGTCTCCGGCGGCCGGATCACCACCGACCACATCGGTCCGCACCACGACCTGCTCGACCGGTTCCCCTACCTGGGCAACCCGCACCCGGTCGGGGCCGCCGCGATGAGCGGCTGA